From Plodia interpunctella isolate USDA-ARS_2022_Savannah chromosome 18, ilPloInte3.2, whole genome shotgun sequence, a single genomic window includes:
- the LOC128677485 gene encoding uncharacterized protein LOC128677485, with the protein MVGTRSTAREPLEEPSSITESSRPIVTSGGTQDETLHDTAAALPPGGTSAPVAPVTTASNGSHATTTAGVPQPNDTSQPLRDLTAALLEVVRGVRPAPATHRCLGKRTWNHRCKGKKCEAQGCEYYHHKLLHDDAAQPMKSDNGVAAPRQRTQSNRAGGQATVFESCSNATTAAAGALRSVQTYLKVLPVQLSGPHGEIDTYALLDDGSTITLLTSSLADKIGVAGPAAPFVIEAIAGAHIDAVSSQQVKFSIKGKYTNNKINIEARTIDSLNISPQSVPTEALAHCEHLQDISDQLVYATAEPLILIGQDNWSLLIASEVRRGKLEQPVASHTPLGWVLHGQKRVCPYGRGGYMLQERFHCSHAHTKDEALEQLIKEHYDLESLGVEPRRPQADPEIRALQILQKTTKALTEGGYETGLLWKEEGKPFPNNYQAVLGRLQGVEKRLKKNPALSQKYKEQMHSLFENKYAELAPTAPPVGNTWYLPHFPVVNPSKPGKVRIVKDAAARTDGVCLNDYLLTGPDLLQSLLGVLMRFRQKPVAVAADIKDMFLRIKIRVSDRDALRFLWRDETDHAPMEYRMTSLLFGATSSPSTAIYVKNHNALLHQEEFPEAVDPIINNHYMDDYLQSFDTAAEANRVAQAVDAVHRRGNFVLQKWASNDSNAIAGLAVEPMTHVNINEEEKILGLVWRIADDTLGFNLSKFSFNNSITKRQLLKEVMSLYDPLGLVTPITIQGKQILQEAWRSNVGWDDPLPFKLDQVWQTWLISLQGLKDVALPRCYPLFSSAETLELHVFVDASEVAYAAAAYWRSVNDKGEVQVSLAAAKARVAPIKIVSIPRLELQAAVLGGRLAHAVELHHSRRPDRRVLWTDSRTVLSWLRAGSRSFKPFVAHRVAELEETTTTSEWRWVPTADNVADDATRRVQTDFTAAHRWFRGPEFLYKEEKLWPHDKDPLHSTETGEKRVAATTIRPQLKNALPDVSRFSSWIHLIRSTARILQFIDRCKTHTVTAMRRKRTRCTPSEDPDWTGVQPQSSRASARTTPQRNHSNASASRTYVPLAAFYTRRAELIWTRALQEDCFSSELRDITGGRRLSTDSRLRHLSLTTDQNGVMRLRSRTAAATDINEETLSPAVLDGDHAYSRLYINWIHRKLHHSGVECVTNEIRQRFWMLRIRPTVRAVIRRCQPCRLRRATPPEPLTGNLPPCRLTHHQRPFTQTGLDYFGPLSVTIARHHEKRYVALFTCLTTRAVHLEIASSLSADAAVLALRRMMARRGCPDTVWSDNGSNFHGADAELRKAALTSMKQEAGIRQINWHYIPPGAPFMGGAWERLVRSVKTALTATLHERHPHEDVLHTLLTEVEHTINSRPLSHVSVAPEDDTALTPNHFLLGGPSKVPLPGAFTKVDELGRSHWKAAQRLADLFWQRWVREVLPLLHHRREPHGHGEAVKVGDVVVIVDSTLPRNVWPKGRVEQVYPGADGVIRVVDVKTKNGLMRRPTKRLVILPVEC; encoded by the exons ATGGTGGGAACAAGAAGCACGGCGAGGGAACCACTCGAGGAGCCATCGTCCATCACGGAGTCATCCCGACCTATAGTCACTAGCGGCGGCACTCAAGATGAAACGCTGCACGACACGGCCGCAGCACTGCCGCCCGGTGGCACTTCGGCACCCGTCGCTCCCGTCACAACTGCGTCCAATGGGTCGCACGCCACCACGACGGCGGGAGTACCACAGCCAAACGACACCAGCCAGCCGTTGAGAGACCTAACGGCGGCTTTATTAGAGGTAGTTCGCGGGGTTCGCCCCGCACCCGCGACTCACAG atGCCTTGGCAAACGGACATGGAATCACAGATGCAAAGGGAAGAAGTGCGAAGCGCAAGGCTGCGAGTACTACCACCACAAGCTGCTGCACGACGACGCAGCGCAGCCAATGAAGAGTGACAACGGCGTGGCGGCACCACGACAGCGAACGCAAAGCAACAGAGCCGGAGGTCAAGCGACTGTCTTCGAGTCGTGTAGCAACGCGACTACAGCAGCGGCGGGAGCACTGCGTTCGGTGCAAACCTACCTCAAAGTTTTACCAGTTCAATTATCGGGACCACATGGTGAGATAGATACTTATGCCTTATTAGATGACGGGTCCACCATTACATTGCTGACATCAAGTCTGGCAGACAAGATTGGTGTCGCTGGGCCAGCAGCACCTTTTGTCATAGAGGCCATAGCAGGAGCGCACATCGACGCTGTTAGCTCCCAGCAAGTAAAGTTCTCCATTAAAGGTAagtacacaaataataaaattaatatcgagGCACGTACCATAGATAGTTTGAACATTTCCCCCCAGTCTGTGCCAACCGAAGCCCTAGCTCATTGTGAACATCTACAAGACATTAGTGACCAACTTGTCTATGCAACAGCGGAACCACTTATACTAATAGGACAAGACAATTGGTCCCTGCTCATTGCATCTGAGGTACGACGTGGTAAGCTAGAACAGCCAGTGGCGTCGCACACACCTCTCGGCTGGGTGTTACACGGACAAAAAAGAGTATGTCCCTACGGTCGCGGTGGCTACATGCTGCAAGAGCGTTTTCATTGCAGCCATGCACATACGAAAGACGAAGCCCTTGAACAATTAATAAAGGAGCACTACGATTTGGAGTCATTGGGAGTAGAGCCGCGCCGACCTCAAGCTGACCCTGAAATCCGCGCATTGCAAATATTGCAGAAAACAACCAAAGCGCTAACCGAGGGTGGCTATGAAACAGGTCTACTATGGAAAGAAGAAGGTAAGCCTTTCCCTAATAATTATCAGGCTGTGCTCGGTAGATTACAGGGCGTAGAAAAACGACTTAAGAAAAATCCAGCGTTGAGTCAGAAATACAAAGAACAAATGCATTCtctgtttgaaaataaatacgcCGAACTCGCCCCGACAGCGCCCCCTGTTGGCAACACCTGGTATCTGCCTCATTTTCCGGTAGTGAACCCCTCAAAACCCGGTAAAGTTCGTATAGTTAAAGATGCAGCCGCACGTACCGATGGTGTTTGCcttaatgattatttattaactggCCCCGATCTGTTACAATCTTTACTAGGTGTCCTTATGCGGTTTAGACAGAAACCAGTTGCAGTAGCCGCTGACATAAAGGACATGTTCCTCCGCATAAAAATAAGAGTGAGCGATAGAGACGCTTTACGTTTTCTATGGCGTGACGAGACAGACCACGCACCCATGGAGTACAGAATGACATCTCTTCTCTTCGGTGCCACTTCGTCACCTAGCACTGCAATCTATGTGAAGAACCATAATGCTCTGTTACATCAAGAAGAATTTCCCGAAGCTGTAGATCCTATAATAAACAATCACTATATGGATGACTATTTACAGAGTTTTGACACCGCGGCTGAGGCGAACCGTGTGGCTCAGGCAGTGGATGCTGTACACCGTCGAGGCAACTTCGTGCTGCAGAAGTGGGCATCGAATGACAGCAACGCCATCGCCGGTCTCGCAGTAGAGCCCATGACTCATGTCAACATCaacgaagaagaaaaaatattggggCTCGTTTGGCGAATAGCCGACGACACCCTgggttttaatttatctaaattttcCTTCAACAATAGTATTACTAAACGTCAATTGTTGAAAGAAGTTATGTCTCTCTATGATCCTTTAGGCCTTGTAACGCCAATTACCATCCAAggcaaacaaatattacaagaGGCTTGGCGCAGTAACGTTGGGTGGGATGACCCCTTACCATTTAAATTAGACCAAGTTTGGCAGACTTGGTTAATTTCTTTGCAAGGTTTAAAGGATGTAGCACTACCCCGATGTTACCCATTATTTAGTTCAGCAGAGACACTTGAGCTGCACGTTTTTGTTGACGCGAGCGAAGTCGCCTACGCCGCTGCGGCTTATTGGCGGTCAGTAAACGACAAAGGCGAGGTACAGGTCTCGCTCGCGGCAGCAAAGGCACGTGTGGCCCCCATTAAGATTGTTTCTATACCTAGACTTGAATTACAGGCAGCTGTTCTGGGTGGTCGGCTGGCGCACGCCGTCGAGCTTCATCACTCGCGTCGCCCGGATCGTCGCGTGCTGTGGACTGACTCGCGCACCGTGTTGTCGTGGCTGCGCGCGGGGTCGCGTTCATTCAAACCCTTCGTAGCGCACCGCGTGGCCGAACTGGAAGAGACCACAACGACCTCGGAGTGGAGATGGGTGCCCACAGCTGACAACGTCGCCGACGACGCTACTCGTCGCGTACAGACCGACTTCACAGCTGCACATCGTTGGTTTCGAGGCCCGGAATTTCTatacaaagaagaaaaactcTGGCCGCACGACAAGGACCCGCTCCATTCCACAGAAACTGGCGAAAAACGTGTGGCTGCGACCACCATTCGCCCGCAACTCAAAAATGCCCTACCCGATGTGTCGAGATTCTCATCCTGGATCCATCTAATCAGATCAACCGCACGCATACTGCAATTCATCGATCGCTGCAAAACCCACACCGTCACCGCCATGCGTAGAAAACGCACTCGCTGCACTCCATCTGAGGACCCTGACTGGACAGGCGTCCAACCCCAGTCATCCCGCGCTAGCGCAAGAACGACTCCACAGCGCAACCACAGCAATGCTAGCGCCTCCCGCACCTACGTGCCCCTCGCAGCCTTTTACACGCGCCGCGCTGAACTCATATGGACACGCGCCCTTCAGGAAGACTGCTTTTCGTCGGAGCTACGTGACATCACCGGCGGGAGGAGACTATCTACTGACAGTCGCCTTCGACATCTATCCTTGACTACGGACCAAAATGGCGTAATGAGGTTACGCTCTCGAACTGCCGCCGCGACTGATATCAACGAGGAAACTCTGTCCCCAGCAGTGTTAGACGGAGACCACGCCTACAGTCGACTGTATATAAACTGGATCCACCGAAAGTTACATCATAGCGGCGTCGAATGCGTTACAAATGAGATACGCCAAAGATTTTGGATGCTACGCATTAGACCCACAGTAAGAGCAGTCATCAGACGATGCCAGCCCTGCAGACTGCGCCGTGCCACGCCTCCTGAACCGCTGACGGGGAACCTGCCACCGTGTCGCCTCACCCATCATCAGCGTCCATTCACACAAACAGGATTGGATTATTTCGGGCCGCTTTCAGTCACCATAGCGAGACACCATGAGAAGCGCTACGTTGCCTTATTTACCTGCTTGACGACAAGGGCAGTTCATTTAGAAATAGCGTCGTCACTCTCTGCTGATGCTGCTGTGCTCGCACTACGTCGTATGATGGCTAGACGTGGTTGCCCCGACACTGTATGGAGTGACAATGGTTCTAACTTCCACGGAGCTGATGCTGAACTACGAAAGGCAGCCCTAACCTCTATGAAACAAGAAGCGGGCATTCGACAAATAAACTGGCACTACATTCCTCCAGGTGCACCGTTCATGGGCGGAGCTTGGGAACGGTTAGTGCGTTCAGTTAAAACCGCACTGACGGCTACATTGCACGAACGTCACCCTCACGAAGACGTCCTCCACACTCTACTTACGGAAGTCGAACATACGATTAATTCTCGACCACTGTCACACGTGTCGGTCGCACCGGAAGACGACACCGCCTTAACCCCTAACCACTTCCTATTAGGGGGTCCTTCAAAGGTTCCATTACCGGGCGCATTTACCAAGGTAGACGAGCTTGGACGGTCGCATTGGAAAGCTGCTCAACGATTGGCTGATCTATTCTGGCAGCGCTGGGTGCGGGAAGTCCTACCTCTCCTTCATCATCGGCGGGAGCCGCATGGTCACGGCGAGGCGGTAAAAGTAGGCGATGTGGTCGTCATAGTGGACTCCACGTTACCACGAAACGTATGGCCGAAGGGAAGGGTGGAGCAGGTCTATCCAGGCGCGGACGGAGTAATACGAGTCGTAGACGTCAAAACTAAGAATGGCCTAATGCGTCGCCCGACTAAGCGTTTAGTTATATTGCCAGTAGAATGTTAA